The Tenebrio molitor chromosome 5, icTenMoli1.1, whole genome shotgun sequence genome has a segment encoding these proteins:
- the E2f1 gene encoding transcription factor E2F4 — protein MPRSFRRPESPRGYKSITSDTTPDMDIVKSEYVTSPHLLDHGYGATPQNQLISSATPNATAPVKRRLNLELERNRVVPMKQEFKPPQPKKQKRLTPTKKNTRYDTSLGLLTQKFSALLENSPNGVVDLNKASQELKVQKRRIYDITNVLEGIGIIEKKSKNNIQWKGNRQDNEKFLKLTKDLQDLENQENNLNRMISTVETQLIGLNNDKYGFVTYQDLRSIEKFKQNTVIVVKAPPNTHLSVKTASKEDDKYSIQLKSDTGEIEVFLCPEYVPPAKPKTAPLMDPLKDMKFSPSFDLTTPPVPLLDSPRLPHKQISSQVCRNLSFSKDPVVSARTPLSVQNSFTYNHDLTSPQERAPAEMDSLRLSPYPLLEDGYPTCLEPTNSSKSGMAPLINDNEVLGPMMGPYSMNTGNVQTGFTIDSFFTNEPFLHLEPPAMQSEYNFSLDANEGLRDLFDFL, from the exons ATGCCTCGTTCTTTTCGCCGACCGGAAAGCCCCAGGGGGTATAAATCCATAACGTCTGATACGACCCCCGATATGGATATTGTTAAGTCCGAATATGTAACCAGCCCACATTTATTAGACCACGGGTATGGGGCAACGCCACAAAACCAATTAATATCATCAGCGACTCCAAATGCAACCGCGCCAGTGAAACGCAGACTTAACCTAGAACTTGAAAGAAATCGCGTAGTTCCTATGAAACAAGAATTTAAACCACCCCAGCCGAAAAAGCAGAAACGTTTAACTCCAACAAAGAAGAATACGAGATATGACACGTCATTGGGACTTCTCacgcaaaaattttcagcCCTCCTTGAGAATTCGCCTAATGGCGTTGTGGATCTAAATAAAGCTTCGCAAGAATTAAAGGTACAAAAACGACGAATCTATGACATAACAAACGTGTTGGAGGGTATTGgaataattgagaaaaaatcgaaaaacaaCATTCAGTGGAAAGGTAACCGGCAAGACAACGAAAAGTTCTTGAAGCTCACAAAGGACCTGCAAGATTTAGAAAATCAAGAGAATAATCTTAATAGAATGATTAGCACAGTAGAAACCCAGCTGATAGGTTTAAATAATGATAAATATGGGTTCGTTACGTATCAGGATTTAAGGTCAATAGAAAAATTTAAGCAGAATACTGTCATAGTTGTAAAAGCCCCTCCAAACACTCATTTATCTGTTAAAACAGCTTCTAAAGAAGATGACAAGTATAGTATTCAGTTGAAGAGTGATACAGGAGAAATCGAAGTGTTTCTTTGTCCAGAGTATGTTCCACCTGCCAAACCAAAGACTGCACCACTTATGGATCCACTTAAGGATATGAAATTCAGTCCAAGTTTTGATTTGACAACTCCACCTGTGCCTCTTCTTGACAGTCCTAGACTTCCCCACAAACAAATTTCTTCACAG GTGTGCAGGAATTTGTCCTTTTCAAAAGATCCTGTTGTCAGTGCCCGTACACCTCTGTCAGTACAAAATTCGTTTACATATAATCACGATTTAACGTCGCCTCAAGAACGAGCGCCTGCAGAAATGGACTCGCTGCGACTTTCCCCCTATCCATTATTGGAAGATGGTTACCCAACTTGTTTAGAGCCCACTAACAGTTCTAAATCAGGGATGGCACCCCTCATTAATGATAATGAGGTACTCGGACCTATGATGGGACCTTATTCTATGAATACAGGAAATGTACAAACAG GGTTTACAATTGACTCATTTTTCACAAACGAGCCATTTCTACATTTGGAACCACCGGCAATGCAATCTGAATATAACTTCAGTTTGGATGCGAACGAAGGTTTAAGAGATCTCTTTGATTTCTTATAA